Proteins co-encoded in one SAR202 cluster bacterium genomic window:
- a CDS encoding alpha-hydroxy-acid oxidizing protein → MRLDPVSLPDLEARARDYMPHNVWDFVAGACQDGVTLRRNREMLEAICLRPRFLRDVSKRDISTTVLGHKISFPVMLAPAGGHTFVHPDGELASAKAAGAAGTIMGLSTSSTYSIEEVAAVATAPLFFQLYHCGEGLSKMLVRRAEEAGYKAIMLTVDTPLPSSKEVDIRNQWERPTGGHMGNFRGHDANKYLPPGTEISDFWERPPTIPFTFDQIPWLKSLTSLPLVIKGIRTGEDAAQCVAHGADAILCSNHGGRQVDGTLSSIETLPEIVDAVDGKAEVYFDSGIRRGSDIFKALALGARAVFIGRPIFWGLAVDGEKGVRRALEILRKELDVCMGYCGYTSLDQLDPGALILPPEMSDDVPGYIQELRALASLRDDGILTQPEFDARKKQLLNSNGR, encoded by the coding sequence ATGCGCCTCGACCCCGTCAGCCTGCCGGACTTAGAAGCCCGCGCTAGGGACTACATGCCCCACAACGTCTGGGACTTCGTTGCCGGCGCCTGCCAGGACGGCGTCACCCTCCGCCGCAACCGCGAAATGCTGGAGGCTATCTGCCTCCGGCCCCGCTTCCTTCGAGATGTCTCTAAGCGCGACATCTCCACCACCGTCCTCGGCCATAAAATCTCCTTCCCCGTCATGCTGGCCCCCGCCGGAGGCCACACCTTCGTCCACCCGGACGGCGAGCTCGCCTCCGCCAAAGCCGCGGGCGCCGCCGGCACTATCATGGGCCTCTCCACCTCCTCCACCTACAGCATCGAGGAGGTCGCCGCCGTAGCCACCGCCCCCCTCTTCTTCCAGCTTTACCACTGCGGCGAGGGCCTCTCCAAAATGCTCGTCCGCCGCGCCGAAGAAGCCGGCTACAAAGCTATCATGCTCACCGTTGACACCCCTCTGCCCTCCAGCAAGGAGGTTGACATCCGCAACCAGTGGGAGCGGCCCACCGGCGGCCACATGGGCAACTTCCGAGGCCACGACGCCAACAAGTACCTGCCTCCAGGCACCGAAATCTCCGACTTCTGGGAGCGTCCCCCCACTATCCCCTTCACCTTCGACCAGATCCCCTGGCTCAAGTCCCTCACGTCGCTGCCCCTGGTCATCAAAGGCATCCGTACCGGCGAAGACGCCGCCCAGTGCGTAGCACACGGTGCTGACGCCATACTCTGCTCTAACCACGGCGGTCGGCAGGTGGATGGCACCCTCTCCTCCATCGAGACCCTTCCCGAAATCGTCGACGCCGTGGACGGCAAGGCTGAGGTCTATTTCGACTCCGGCATCCGCCGCGGCAGCGATATCTTTAAAGCCCTCGCCCTCGGCGCCCGCGCCGTCTTTATAGGACGCCCCATCTTCTGGGGCCTCGCCGTCGATGGCGAGAAGGGCGTCCGCCGCGCCCTGGAAATTCTTCGCAAAGAGTTGGATGTGTGTATGGGCTACTGCGGCTACACCTCCCTCGACCAGCTCGACCCCGGCGCCCTCATCCTCCCCCCCGAAATGTCTGACGATGTCCCCGGCTACATCCAGGAACTCCGCGCCCTCGCATCCCTCCGCGATGACGGCATCCTCACCCAACCCGAATTCGACGCCAGAAAGAAACAACTCCTGAACTCGAACGGTCGATGA
- a CDS encoding alpha-hydroxy-acid oxidizing protein → MRLLPTSLADYEARAQKAIPHDIWGFVWGGAHDMLTTRRNRQAFEDITLRPRFLRDVVKRDLATTILSHKVSFPVMLAPAGGHTFVHPDGELASARAAGAAGAIMGLSTSSDYSMEEVAAVAAKPLFFQLYHCGEELTTILVRRAEDSGFKAIMLTVDCPLPSLMEINARDEFPLHRGAILANFKDPAVRKILPKGLHLPDMWERPRTIPFTFKQLEWLRSLTTLPIILKGVRTAEDARMGVECGVQGILVSNHGGRQIDSTLSSIETLPEVVDAVGGKAEVYLDSGIRRGSDVFKALALGAKGVFIGRPIFWGLAIDGENGVRGVLETLRKELDLCMGYCGFNRVRDITPDSVTLPPYMKRRFPSYINELRAYALLVKQGAMTKKDFAAKKKALLGL, encoded by the coding sequence ATGCGTCTCCTCCCCACCAGCCTCGCCGACTACGAGGCCCGCGCCCAAAAAGCCATCCCCCACGACATCTGGGGCTTCGTCTGGGGCGGCGCCCACGACATGCTCACCACCCGACGCAACCGCCAGGCCTTTGAAGACATCACCCTCCGGCCCCGCTTCCTCCGCGATGTCGTCAAGCGCGACCTCGCCACCACCATCCTCAGCCACAAAGTCAGCTTCCCCGTCATGCTCGCCCCCGCCGGCGGCCACACCTTCGTCCATCCCGATGGCGAATTGGCCTCCGCCCGCGCCGCGGGCGCCGCGGGCGCGATTATGGGCCTCTCCACCTCCTCCGACTACTCTATGGAGGAGGTCGCCGCCGTCGCCGCCAAGCCCCTCTTTTTCCAGCTTTACCACTGCGGCGAGGAGCTGACCACCATCCTCGTCCGGCGTGCCGAGGATTCCGGCTTCAAAGCGATTATGTTAACCGTCGACTGCCCGCTTCCCAGCCTTATGGAGATCAACGCCCGCGACGAGTTCCCCCTCCATCGAGGCGCCATCCTCGCCAATTTTAAAGACCCCGCCGTCCGAAAAATCCTCCCTAAAGGCCTCCACCTGCCCGATATGTGGGAGCGCCCTCGCACCATCCCCTTCACCTTCAAACAACTAGAATGGCTCCGCTCCCTCACTACCCTTCCGATAATCCTCAAAGGCGTCCGCACCGCCGAGGACGCCCGCATGGGCGTCGAATGCGGCGTTCAGGGCATCCTGGTCTCCAACCACGGCGGACGGCAGATCGACTCCACCCTTTCCTCCATCGAGACCCTTCCCGAAGTCGTCGATGCTGTCGGCGGCAAGGCGGAAGTCTATCTCGACTCCGGCATCCGTCGCGGCAGCGATGTTTTTAAAGCCCTCGCCCTCGGCGCCAAGGGCGTTTTCATCGGTCGGCCCATCTTCTGGGGCCTCGCTATCGACGGCGAAAACGGCGTCCGCGGCGTCCTAGAGACACTGCGAAAGGAGCTGGATCTCTGCATGGGCTACTGCGGCTTCAACCGGGTCCGTGACATCACCCCCGACTCCGTCACGCTGCCCCCTTACATGAAACGCCGCTTCCCCTCCTACATAAACGAGCTCCGCGCTTACGCCCTCCTAGTCAAGCAAGGAGCAATGACCAAAAAAGACTTCGCCGCCAAAAAGAAAGCCCTCCTCGGCCTCTAA
- a CDS encoding isocitrate dehydrogenase (NADP(+)): PPPPPTGAPPPPPPTGAPPPPPPTGAPPPPPPPTGAPPPPPPAGPPQPPPPPPPGQQPTPPP, encoded by the coding sequence CCTCCGCCTCCACCGACAGGCGCACCACCTCCGCCTCCACCGACAGGCGCACCACCTCCGCCTCCACCAACGGGCGCACCACCTCCACCGCCACCCCCGACAGGCGCGCCACCGCCTCCACCTCCGGCTGGGCCTCCACAACCTCCGCCGCCTCCGCCACCGGGGCAGCAGCCGACGCCACCGCCGTAA